A single window of Sphingobacterium sp. ML3W DNA harbors:
- a CDS encoding catalase, translated as MENNENKKITTASGAPVVNYEDTMTVGPRGPVLLQDYFLHEKLAHFNRERIPERIVHAKGSGAYGTFTVTNDISKYTKAKLFNGIGKQTKLFIRFSTVGGERGSADSERDPRGFAVKFYTEDGNYDLVGNNTPVFFIKDAKKFPDFIHTQKRDPYTNCKSATMVWDFWSLNPESLHQVTTLMSDRGTPFGFRHMHGYGSHTYSMINANNERVYIKYHFRTQQGIKNLTASEADEMRAKDMDYAQRDLHTAINNGDFPKWKLYIQVMTESETKTFRWNPFDLTKVWSQKEYPLIEVGVMELNENPNNYFAHVEQVAFAPAHVVDGIGFSPDKMLQGRILSYPDAQRYRLGGNYEQIPVNQCPFMTNNYQRDGKMTVNGNQGSAPNYFPNSFDGNYQDQSYKEPALQLDSLVADNYDRNAPGEDDHYTQPGDLYRLLDPVQKEHLIENIVGAMSGIEGPKRDEIVMRQLCHWFRADMNLGLGVAKGLGFSMDEMAKHMPQK; from the coding sequence ATGGAAAATAACGAAAACAAGAAAATTACAACGGCTTCAGGAGCTCCAGTTGTAAACTACGAAGACACCATGACAGTTGGTCCGAGAGGTCCCGTATTATTGCAAGATTATTTTCTTCATGAAAAATTAGCACACTTTAATAGAGAGCGTATCCCAGAACGTATTGTCCATGCTAAGGGCTCCGGAGCCTATGGTACCTTTACGGTTACAAATGATATCTCTAAATATACTAAGGCCAAACTTTTTAATGGGATTGGTAAACAAACAAAATTATTCATTCGCTTTTCTACAGTAGGTGGCGAACGCGGGTCGGCAGATTCGGAACGTGACCCACGTGGTTTCGCAGTTAAGTTCTATACTGAAGATGGCAATTACGATTTAGTTGGAAATAATACGCCAGTTTTCTTTATCAAGGACGCTAAAAAGTTTCCTGACTTTATCCATACTCAAAAAAGAGATCCTTATACAAATTGTAAATCTGCAACTATGGTATGGGACTTCTGGTCGCTAAATCCAGAGTCACTACACCAGGTAACGACGTTAATGTCCGATCGTGGTACCCCATTTGGTTTCAGACACATGCACGGTTATGGTAGTCATACTTACTCCATGATCAATGCCAATAATGAACGTGTATATATCAAATATCACTTTAGAACACAGCAAGGAATCAAGAATCTGACGGCTTCAGAAGCAGATGAAATGCGCGCTAAGGATATGGATTATGCACAACGCGATTTGCATACGGCTATTAATAATGGTGATTTCCCAAAATGGAAACTCTATATTCAGGTCATGACAGAATCGGAAACTAAGACCTTCCGTTGGAATCCATTTGACTTAACGAAAGTATGGTCACAAAAAGAATACCCATTGATCGAGGTCGGTGTGATGGAACTGAATGAAAATCCGAATAATTACTTTGCCCATGTGGAGCAGGTAGCTTTCGCTCCAGCGCATGTGGTCGATGGGATTGGCTTTTCTCCAGATAAAATGTTACAGGGACGTATCCTATCTTACCCTGATGCGCAACGTTACAGATTAGGAGGTAACTATGAGCAGATTCCAGTAAACCAATGTCCTTTTATGACCAACAATTACCAACGTGATGGTAAAATGACGGTAAACGGTAACCAAGGATCGGCTCCAAATTATTTTCCAAATAGTTTTGACGGTAATTATCAAGATCAATCTTATAAAGAGCCTGCATTACAATTAGACAGCTTAGTGGCGGACAATTATGATCGCAACGCACCTGGTGAAGATGATCATTATACACAGCCTGGAGATTTGTACCGTTTATTGGATCCTGTACAAAAAGAACACCTTATTGAAAACATTGTTGGTGCGATGTCAGGTATTGAAGGTCCAAAAAGAGATGAAATCGTGATGCGTCAATTGTGCCACTGGTTTAGAGCGGATATGAATTTAGGACTTGGAGTTGCTAAAGGATTAGGCTTCTCTATGGATGAAATGGCAAAACATATGCCTCAGAAATAG
- a CDS encoding trans-sulfuration enzyme family protein, with protein MNKDQSKLIREQADRSATREHSVPLYLTSSFIFDSAEQGRAIFADEEQGMVYSRYANPNTSELINKVCILEGAEAGLSFSSGMAAVFAAFAGIVESGDHIVSSRAIFGSTHQLFTQLFPRWGVTTTYVDAVNPEDWEKAIQPNTRIIFLESPSNPGLELVDLEWLGSLKQKYPNIILAIDNCFATPYLQKPLKYGFDLSIHSATKYMDGQGRVLGGLVVGKKELIDKLMFFIRHTGPSLSPFNAWIISKSLDTLGLRMDRHCSNALALAEVLEKHDDIKDVKYPFLPSHPQYELAKKQMKAGGGIVTFVVKGGQERAFRFLDELDMILYTSNLGDARSIATHPASTTHSKLSEDERLNLGIQPGSVRLSVGLEDQEDIIQDILQALEKTK; from the coding sequence ATGAACAAAGATCAATCTAAACTCATTCGCGAACAGGCAGATCGCTCTGCAACACGAGAACACTCGGTGCCTTTATACCTCACTTCAAGTTTTATTTTTGATAGTGCGGAACAAGGTAGAGCTATTTTTGCTGATGAAGAGCAGGGAATGGTATACTCCCGTTATGCCAATCCGAATACTTCTGAATTAATCAATAAAGTATGTATCCTAGAGGGAGCAGAAGCTGGGCTGTCCTTCTCTTCGGGTATGGCGGCTGTGTTTGCTGCTTTTGCAGGTATTGTTGAAAGTGGTGACCATATTGTTTCTTCACGTGCCATTTTTGGTTCGACACATCAACTATTTACACAATTATTTCCACGTTGGGGGGTAACTACGACGTATGTTGATGCGGTCAATCCGGAAGACTGGGAAAAAGCCATTCAACCGAATACGAGAATAATATTTTTGGAATCACCTTCTAACCCAGGTTTGGAACTGGTTGATTTAGAATGGTTAGGTTCTTTAAAACAGAAATATCCTAACATCATTTTAGCTATCGATAATTGCTTCGCAACACCTTACCTACAAAAACCTTTAAAATATGGTTTTGATTTATCCATCCATTCTGCTACAAAATATATGGATGGACAGGGGCGCGTATTGGGCGGTTTGGTTGTCGGTAAAAAGGAATTGATTGATAAGTTGATGTTCTTTATCCGCCACACAGGCCCTTCCCTATCTCCATTTAATGCTTGGATCATCTCCAAGAGTTTAGATACCTTGGGTTTACGCATGGATAGACATTGTAGCAATGCATTGGCACTTGCAGAAGTGCTTGAAAAGCACGATGATATCAAAGATGTTAAATACCCTTTTCTGCCTTCGCATCCACAGTATGAACTCGCAAAAAAACAAATGAAAGCTGGTGGTGGTATTGTCACTTTCGTCGTCAAAGGTGGACAAGAACGAGCATTTCGATTCTTGGACGAACTGGATATGATCTTGTATACTTCCAACTTGGGAGATGCCCGTTCAATTGCAACTCATCCAGCCTCGACTACACATTCGAAGCTATCAGAAGACGAGCGCTTAAACCTAGGTATTCAGCCCGGAAGTGTTCGCCTATCGGTTGGCTTGGAAGATCAGGAAGATATTATTCAAGATATCTTACAGGCATTGGAAAAAACAAAATAA
- the tpx gene encoding thiol peroxidase: protein MATVTFKGGAVNTVGNLPKVGSQAPDFKLTAGDLSDKSLADYKGKKVVLNIFPSVDTGTCAASVRAFNKAAVELENTVVLCISKDLPFAQGRFCAAEGLNNVVALSEYKDANFSDAYQLRFSDGPLAGLLSRVVITLDENGQVLYEEQVAEVTEEPNYEAALASLK from the coding sequence ATGGCAACAGTAACATTCAAAGGTGGAGCAGTAAATACGGTAGGTAACTTACCTAAAGTGGGTAGTCAAGCTCCAGATTTTAAATTAACAGCAGGAGATTTATCAGATAAATCATTAGCTGATTATAAGGGTAAAAAAGTAGTATTAAATATCTTTCCAAGTGTTGATACAGGTACTTGTGCTGCATCGGTACGTGCTTTCAATAAAGCAGCAGTGGAATTGGAAAATACGGTGGTTTTATGTATCTCTAAAGATTTACCTTTTGCTCAAGGACGTTTCTGTGCAGCAGAAGGGTTGAATAATGTGGTGGCATTATCAGAATATAAGGATGCTAATTTTTCTGACGCTTATCAATTACGCTTTTCAGACGGTCCTTTGGCAGGCTTATTAAGCCGTGTAGTAATTACTTTGGATGAAAATGGTCAAGTGCTTTATGAAGAGCAAGTAGCAGAAGTAACAGAAGAGCCGAATTATGAAGCGGCTTTAGCTTCTTTAAAATAA
- a CDS encoding OmpP1/FadL family transporter — translation MKKLLITLLCASPSLLLAQGSQVNVQSPKSVGMGGAGSAYFIDESSIFYSPGALAKMDHNSVSIAGNGVMFKSAFQASGSNVVDYTRNQVTPPFSVFATVGPKNSWWKAGIGVYTPYGGAVDWGTEWTGKYSLVSLSLRAIYIQPTLSIKLTDNFSIGGGFVYNIGSVDLQSAIPVYFQDGSSGLAELKGTGTGTGYNVGVHYNLNDEFAISMSYRSKVVTKLKDGDAKFNVPEAAQGTFPPGSKFSAELPLPSTFAVGVTFPISDKVKMAVDGTVINYDIYKELNFDYSDPNTPDTHSPKNYTKAGSIKAGIEYLPSEKLQLRVGGGFIATPVSKDYVYPETPDNNRVLLSGGFTYKMSPKFDLTGSFAYQRVLPREANNVDSHLSGTYMTNIYAPGIGLTYKF, via the coding sequence ATGAAGAAGTTACTAATTACGCTGCTTTGTGCATCACCTTCATTACTATTGGCACAGGGGTCTCAAGTTAATGTTCAGAGTCCAAAATCTGTCGGTATGGGTGGTGCAGGTTCTGCCTACTTTATTGATGAGTCTTCGATCTTTTATAGTCCTGGAGCACTCGCTAAAATGGATCACAATTCCGTTTCTATTGCAGGAAATGGTGTTATGTTCAAATCCGCTTTTCAAGCTTCGGGAAGTAATGTTGTCGATTATACACGGAATCAAGTAACGCCTCCATTTTCTGTATTTGCTACTGTAGGACCTAAAAACTCTTGGTGGAAAGCTGGAATAGGTGTTTACACACCTTACGGTGGTGCGGTAGATTGGGGGACAGAATGGACGGGTAAGTACAGTTTAGTGAGCTTATCTTTACGTGCGATCTATATACAACCAACATTAAGTATCAAGTTAACGGACAACTTCAGTATTGGTGGGGGATTTGTTTATAATATTGGGTCAGTAGACCTTCAAAGTGCCATTCCAGTATACTTCCAAGATGGGTCATCGGGATTAGCAGAATTAAAAGGAACCGGTACAGGGACTGGATATAATGTTGGGGTTCATTACAACCTAAACGACGAATTTGCCATTTCCATGAGTTACCGCTCTAAGGTGGTGACCAAATTAAAAGATGGCGATGCTAAATTCAACGTGCCTGAAGCTGCTCAAGGAACTTTCCCTCCAGGAAGTAAATTCAGCGCAGAATTACCACTACCTTCTACATTTGCTGTTGGTGTCACTTTCCCAATTAGCGATAAAGTAAAAATGGCAGTCGATGGAACGGTCATTAATTACGATATCTATAAAGAATTGAATTTTGATTACAGCGACCCCAATACTCCAGATACACATTCTCCGAAAAACTATACAAAAGCTGGCTCTATAAAAGCCGGTATTGAATACCTGCCTTCTGAGAAACTTCAACTTCGTGTAGGTGGAGGATTTATCGCTACTCCGGTAAGTAAAGATTATGTTTATCCTGAAACGCCAGACAACAATCGCGTACTCTTATCGGGTGGTTTCACCTATAAAATGTCTCCAAAATTCGATTTAACAGGATCTTTTGCATATCAAAGGGTTTTACCTCGTGAGGCAAACAACGTAGATAGCCATTTATCTGGAACATATATGACAAATATTTACGCACCAGGAATTGGTTTGACTTACAAATTTTAA
- a CDS encoding lipase encodes MKRRNLYIGVALVILSITACKPTLDEYTPTAGTKADFSKYIAIGNSLSAGYADGGLYLEGQKVAFPLLIAEQLQKVGGGEFKSPFFSEEQSNGSGYLRLKALVNGQPVTEQVTDKLAYRSASPKLLTKFTDPINNLGVPGMRMDMAFAPYIGTAAGNMYFERLLPEGTLPTMNYFTYSTSQNHTFFTFSLGNNDVLGYATNGAVNDGPTTTLTSTALFNSLLNNYVSTLTVKKQKGVLATIPDVTSVPYFTTVTRELLLAGVNAASTTKVTDIYIATKSGPRAATDQDYFVLPFSAAGLLGVPNENKIPYGLHPLNPVEDKYVLDVTEAKEVVARVNEFNKIIKSVAASNQLAVADVNAFLTAVKNGIRIDGLAVSAKYITGNGFSLDGIHLTPIGNALMANVFIEAINKTYGAQVPRLNISDFRGVKLP; translated from the coding sequence ATGAAAAGAAGAAATTTATATATAGGAGTTGCACTGGTTATACTGAGTATTACGGCATGTAAGCCAACTCTAGATGAATATACACCTACAGCAGGTACAAAAGCTGACTTTAGCAAATACATCGCCATTGGGAATTCGCTTTCTGCAGGTTATGCCGATGGAGGCCTATACTTGGAAGGCCAAAAGGTCGCTTTTCCTTTACTAATTGCGGAACAACTGCAAAAAGTTGGCGGAGGAGAGTTTAAATCTCCGTTTTTTAGTGAGGAGCAATCGAATGGCTCGGGCTATCTTCGATTAAAAGCGTTGGTGAATGGCCAGCCAGTAACAGAACAGGTTACAGACAAATTAGCTTACCGCTCAGCTAGTCCAAAATTATTAACGAAATTTACTGATCCGATCAATAATTTAGGGGTACCGGGAATGCGTATGGATATGGCTTTTGCCCCATATATTGGTACTGCAGCTGGGAATATGTACTTCGAACGTCTATTGCCAGAAGGCACTCTACCAACGATGAACTACTTCACCTACTCTACTTCACAAAATCATACGTTCTTTACGTTTTCTTTAGGGAATAATGACGTGTTGGGATATGCGACGAATGGAGCAGTCAATGATGGCCCAACCACAACATTAACCTCAACGGCATTATTCAATTCGTTATTAAATAATTACGTATCAACCTTAACAGTAAAAAAACAAAAGGGAGTATTAGCAACAATTCCTGATGTGACTTCGGTTCCTTATTTCACAACAGTGACACGTGAGCTCCTTTTAGCTGGTGTCAATGCTGCAAGTACGACAAAGGTGACTGATATTTATATCGCAACTAAATCTGGTCCTCGAGCAGCTACTGATCAGGACTACTTTGTGTTACCATTTTCCGCTGCTGGCCTGTTAGGCGTACCAAATGAAAACAAAATACCTTACGGTTTACATCCGCTCAACCCTGTTGAAGATAAATATGTTTTGGATGTTACGGAGGCCAAAGAGGTGGTTGCACGTGTAAATGAATTCAATAAGATAATTAAATCAGTAGCAGCTTCCAATCAGCTGGCTGTAGCAGATGTCAATGCATTTTTAACTGCTGTTAAAAATGGAATTCGTATCGACGGCTTAGCTGTTAGTGCAAAATACATCACTGGAAATGGTTTCTCATTAGATGGTATACATTTAACTCCTATTGGAAATGCGCTAATGGCCAATGTGTTTATCGAAGCCATCAACAAAACTTATGGAGCTCAAGTTCCAAGATTAAATATTTCTGATTTTAGGGGTGTGAAACTTCCTTAA
- a CDS encoding OsmC family protein, with amino-acid sequence MKVTLNRQNKAVHFEASSELSNIKVNIDGSEAIGGEGKGVRPMELVLMALGSCSVFDLSSILTKQRQDIEDIQVEVEGKRREEIPNIFTDIHISFYLKGNIDEIKAQKAAELAVKKYCSVHDMLAAGGINITYSLKIN; translated from the coding sequence ATGAAAGTAACACTAAATCGCCAAAACAAAGCAGTTCACTTTGAAGCATCAAGTGAATTATCCAACATTAAAGTTAATATTGATGGTTCAGAAGCTATAGGGGGCGAAGGCAAAGGCGTCCGTCCAATGGAGTTAGTCTTAATGGCTTTAGGCTCATGTAGTGTATTTGACCTTTCTTCTATCTTGACCAAACAACGCCAAGATATTGAAGATATCCAAGTCGAAGTAGAAGGAAAACGCCGTGAGGAAATCCCAAATATCTTTACTGATATCCATATTAGCTTTTATTTAAAAGGTAACATCGATGAGATAAAAGCGCAAAAAGCAGCAGAATTAGCGGTAAAGAAATATTGCTCTGTACACGATATGCTTGCAGCTGGAGGTATTAACATCACGTACTCTCTTAAAATAAATTAA
- the uvrA gene encoding excinuclease ABC subunit UvrA gives MTKKITPDLGEQSEVQVFGARVHNLKNIDISFPRNELVVITGLSGSGKSSLAFDTIYAEGQRRYMETFSAYSRQFLGGMERPDVDKISGLSPVISIEQKTTSKNPRSTVGTITEVYDFMRLLFARASEAFSYVTGNRMQRMSDEQIVDRILNDFDGQALNILAPVIKGRKGHYRELFEQIRKQGYVKVRVDGEIIDLTPKMQVDRYKIHDIEIVVDRLKVSEEDKNRLQTSVMQAMKTAKGIIKVANQENDEQFFSRYLMDAESGISYDEPQPNTFSFNSPYGACPKCDGLGYIFEIDKNTVIPDRKLSIQKGGLAPLGPAKETWNFQVLKAVAKKLDFSLSTPLEKLTEEQIDMLLFGSEEPISVAVSYGSYDVRDYRIEFSGIFKMLEEQSGKSSDDMTSLDDFRSKIVCPSCKGARLKKESLHFKFAGKNIYELSHMDIKSLYEWFSNVNASLDERQRIIATEILKEIQSRLGFLLDVGLNYLTIDRSSKSLSGGEAQRIRLATQIGSQLVNVLYILDEPSIGLHQRDNERLINSLKNLRDIGNSVLVVEHDKDMILNADYVIDMGPAAGVNGGQVVAEGKPNDILKSDSLTAAYLNGKKEVAIPSERRAGNGKTLSLNGATGNNLKNVSVDFPLGKLILVSGVSGSGKSSLITGTLYPILNKYFFRAKGIPLPYKSIDGLEHVDKVIEIDQSPIGRTPRSNPSTYTGVFSDIRTLFVQLPEAKIRGYKPGRFSFNVKGGRCETCQGGGMKVVEMNFLPDVQVPCETCHGKRYNRETLEVRFRSKSISDVLDMSVDEAVVFFENIPSIYRKIKTLQDVGLGYITLGQSSTTLSGGEAQRIKLATELSKKDTGNTFYILDEPTTGLHFEDVNVLMGVINRLVDRGNTILIIEHNLDVIKCADWVIDIGPEGGKEGGKVLFSGTPEELIKNKKSETARFLKLEMQ, from the coding sequence ATGACAAAGAAAATCACACCTGACTTAGGTGAACAAAGTGAAGTTCAAGTATTTGGAGCACGTGTACATAATCTTAAAAATATAGACATTTCATTTCCTAGAAACGAATTGGTTGTTATCACAGGATTAAGTGGTAGCGGTAAATCGTCATTAGCTTTTGACACCATCTATGCTGAAGGGCAAAGACGTTATATGGAAACATTTAGTGCATATAGCCGTCAATTTTTGGGTGGCATGGAGCGCCCTGATGTCGATAAAATTTCTGGATTGAGCCCTGTTATTTCAATTGAACAAAAAACTACAAGTAAAAATCCACGTTCTACCGTTGGTACCATTACCGAAGTCTATGACTTTATGCGCTTGCTATTCGCTCGTGCCAGTGAAGCTTTTTCTTACGTCACGGGAAACCGTATGCAGCGCATGTCGGATGAACAAATCGTGGACCGCATCTTAAATGATTTTGATGGACAAGCGCTGAATATACTAGCGCCAGTGATCAAAGGTCGTAAAGGACACTACCGTGAGTTATTCGAACAGATCCGTAAACAAGGTTATGTTAAAGTTCGTGTAGATGGTGAAATCATAGACCTAACACCTAAGATGCAAGTGGACCGCTATAAAATCCACGATATTGAGATTGTAGTAGATAGACTTAAAGTTTCTGAAGAAGATAAAAATCGCCTACAGACTTCTGTCATGCAAGCCATGAAAACAGCGAAGGGGATTATTAAAGTTGCTAATCAAGAAAATGATGAGCAATTCTTCAGTCGTTATTTAATGGATGCCGAATCGGGAATTTCATATGACGAGCCACAACCTAATACTTTCTCTTTTAACTCACCTTACGGTGCCTGTCCAAAATGTGATGGTCTAGGCTATATATTTGAAATTGACAAAAACACAGTTATCCCTGACCGTAAATTAAGCATTCAAAAAGGTGGTTTAGCGCCATTAGGCCCCGCAAAGGAAACATGGAATTTTCAAGTGTTAAAAGCTGTTGCTAAAAAGCTTGATTTTTCTTTAAGTACACCTTTAGAAAAACTGACGGAAGAACAAATCGACATGTTGCTTTTTGGCTCTGAGGAACCCATTTCCGTGGCTGTTTCTTACGGCAGTTATGACGTTCGCGATTACCGTATTGAATTTTCAGGTATATTCAAGATGTTGGAAGAGCAATCGGGTAAATCGAGCGACGATATGACTTCTTTAGACGATTTCCGTTCGAAGATCGTATGTCCGAGCTGTAAAGGGGCTCGTCTGAAAAAGGAATCGTTGCATTTTAAATTTGCTGGCAAGAATATCTATGAACTTTCGCATATGGACATAAAATCCCTGTACGAATGGTTTTCAAACGTAAATGCCTCTCTGGACGAACGTCAACGTATCATAGCAACTGAAATATTAAAAGAAATACAATCACGTTTGGGATTCCTTTTGGATGTAGGCTTAAACTACCTGACAATCGACCGCTCTTCAAAATCACTTTCGGGTGGTGAAGCGCAACGTATTCGTCTGGCGACACAGATAGGTTCACAACTGGTGAATGTATTGTATATCCTAGATGAGCCGAGCATTGGTCTCCATCAAAGGGACAATGAACGCCTGATCAATTCTTTAAAGAATTTACGTGACATCGGTAACTCTGTATTGGTTGTTGAACATGATAAAGACATGATTTTAAACGCCGACTATGTCATTGATATGGGTCCAGCTGCTGGTGTTAACGGTGGACAGGTCGTCGCTGAAGGAAAACCAAATGACATTTTAAAATCTGATTCGTTAACCGCAGCATACTTAAATGGAAAAAAAGAAGTTGCAATCCCATCAGAAAGAAGAGCTGGAAACGGAAAAACATTATCTTTAAATGGTGCTACAGGGAATAACCTGAAAAATGTCTCCGTAGATTTTCCGTTAGGCAAATTAATATTAGTTTCTGGAGTTTCAGGCTCTGGAAAATCAAGTCTCATTACCGGAACGCTATATCCAATTTTAAATAAATATTTTTTCCGAGCTAAGGGCATTCCACTTCCTTACAAAAGTATCGATGGTTTGGAGCATGTTGATAAAGTAATCGAAATAGACCAAAGCCCTATCGGTCGGACTCCGCGTTCGAATCCGTCGACTTACACAGGGGTCTTTTCTGACATCAGAACCCTCTTTGTCCAACTACCTGAGGCAAAAATAAGAGGCTATAAACCTGGACGATTCTCGTTTAATGTGAAGGGTGGACGTTGCGAAACCTGTCAAGGCGGAGGCATGAAAGTAGTGGAGATGAACTTTCTTCCGGACGTACAAGTTCCTTGTGAAACATGTCATGGAAAACGTTATAACAGAGAAACTTTGGAGGTCCGTTTTAGAAGTAAATCCATATCCGATGTCTTGGACATGAGTGTGGATGAGGCTGTTGTCTTCTTCGAGAATATCCCTTCCATCTATCGTAAAATAAAAACTTTACAGGATGTTGGCTTGGGTTATATCACATTGGGACAATCATCAACAACACTTTCTGGAGGCGAAGCGCAACGCATTAAATTGGCTACTGAACTTTCGAAAAAGGATACTGGAAATACGTTTTATATCTTAGATGAACCAACAACTGGTTTACACTTCGAAGATGTCAATGTACTCATGGGAGTCATCAATCGTTTGGTGGACCGCGGCAATACCATATTAATTATAGAGCATAATCTGGATGTTATCAAATGTGCAGATTGGGTCATTGATATCGGTCCTGAAGGTGGTAAAGAAGGTGGTAAAGTGTTATTTTCGGGCACCCCTGAAGAATTAATCAAAAATAAAAAGAGCGAAACTGCTCGATTTCTTAAACTTGAAATGCAATAA
- the mutL gene encoding DNA mismatch repair endonuclease MutL — protein MSDIIQLLPDNVANQIAAGEVVQRPAAAIKELIENAIDAGADKIQLIIKDAGKSLIQVIDNGCGMSVTDARLCFERHATSKIRKAEDLFAIRTMGFRGEAMASIAAIAHVTLKTRRFEDELGTVVEIEGSKIISQAPEAVAAGTNIAIKNLFYNIPARRNFLKSNSVEMRHIIEEFQRISLANPEIFLTLHSDGNEMFHLPAETLKQRIVHLFGNTYNQRLVPVEEDTTIIKVNGFVGKPQFAKKTRGEQFFFVNKRFIRDHYLNHAVMNAFEEILPAETFPLYVLFIDIDPSKIDINVHPTKTEIKYEDEKAIYAIIRSAVKRSLGRYNIAPSLDFEQETGFSNMITPKPLDEIIVPTVSFNPDFNPFEPDQVTKSTFSRADNYMAGFEKKSAIPQNWGTLYQITQQDESMQLPIEHEQQDSPAQQIQSVNNKATTKQFFQIHNRFIVSQIHSGIMLIDQQAAHERILFEQFKSQLDQHKGLSQQSLFPQSIDLNPSDNELMQDLLEDFQNLGFQIRSFGKNSYIIDGIPADLGTGIDERKIIEQILEDYKNNQSDFKIEKRENLAKSLARNAAIKPGTFLDNNAISELIDQLFACESPNISIFGKPIVITITLQELLEKFSKN, from the coding sequence ATGTCGGATATTATTCAATTATTACCAGATAATGTTGCCAATCAAATTGCAGCAGGTGAAGTCGTACAAAGACCTGCCGCTGCTATTAAAGAATTGATTGAAAATGCTATAGATGCTGGTGCTGACAAGATACAATTGATCATCAAAGATGCTGGAAAATCATTAATTCAAGTAATTGATAATGGTTGTGGAATGAGCGTGACGGATGCACGTCTTTGTTTTGAACGACATGCTACTTCCAAAATTCGTAAAGCAGAGGACTTGTTTGCCATTCGTACAATGGGATTCCGCGGTGAAGCCATGGCTTCCATTGCAGCCATTGCACATGTGACGTTAAAAACACGTCGTTTTGAAGATGAATTGGGTACTGTCGTAGAGATAGAGGGTTCTAAAATCATCAGTCAAGCACCAGAAGCAGTAGCTGCAGGCACCAATATTGCCATAAAAAATCTTTTTTACAATATACCAGCACGCCGTAACTTTTTAAAAAGTAATTCGGTAGAAATGCGCCATATCATAGAGGAATTTCAACGGATTTCTTTGGCTAATCCTGAAATCTTTTTGACCTTACATAGCGATGGAAATGAAATGTTTCATTTACCTGCAGAGACTTTAAAACAACGTATTGTTCACCTTTTCGGAAATACCTACAACCAACGATTGGTACCTGTGGAAGAAGACACTACCATCATCAAGGTCAATGGTTTTGTAGGGAAACCACAATTTGCGAAGAAAACAAGGGGCGAACAATTCTTCTTTGTGAATAAGCGTTTTATCAGAGATCATTATTTGAACCACGCTGTTATGAATGCCTTCGAGGAAATTCTTCCTGCAGAGACATTCCCTCTGTACGTATTATTCATTGACATCGACCCTTCAAAGATTGATATCAATGTACATCCGACGAAAACAGAAATTAAGTATGAAGATGAGAAAGCAATTTATGCCATCATCAGATCTGCTGTAAAAAGGTCTTTGGGACGTTATAATATCGCACCTTCTTTAGATTTTGAACAAGAGACAGGTTTTTCGAATATGATTACACCTAAACCGTTAGATGAAATCATAGTGCCGACCGTAAGTTTCAATCCTGACTTCAATCCATTTGAACCGGATCAAGTAACAAAATCTACATTCTCACGTGCGGATAATTACATGGCAGGTTTTGAAAAAAAATCGGCAATCCCTCAAAATTGGGGTACCTTATATCAAATTACCCAACAGGACGAATCCATGCAATTGCCCATTGAGCATGAGCAACAAGATTCCCCTGCGCAACAAATACAAAGTGTAAATAACAAGGCGACAACAAAGCAGTTTTTTCAAATTCATAACAGATTTATCGTCTCGCAAATACACTCTGGCATCATGTTGATTGATCAACAAGCTGCCCATGAACGTATTTTATTTGAACAATTTAAATCTCAGCTCGATCAACATAAAGGGTTGAGTCAACAAAGTTTGTTTCCACAAAGCATAGATTTAAATCCCTCGGACAATGAATTGATGCAAGATCTTTTAGAAGATTTTCAAAATTTAGGTTTTCAAATCCGCTCATTTGGTAAAAACAGTTATATCATCGATGGTATTCCTGCAGATCTAGGGACTGGAATTGATGAACGTAAGATTATTGAGCAGATTTTAGAGGATTATAAAAATAATCAAAGTGATTTTAAAATTGAAAAACGTGAAAATTTAGCAAAAAGCCTTGCGCGTAATGCGGCAATAAAACCAGGTACATTTTTGGATAACAATGCCATATCAGAGCTTATTGATCAGCTCTTTGCATGCGAATCGCCCAATATTTCTATTTTTGGAAAACCAATTGTTATCACCATTACCCTACAAGAACTATTAGAAAAGTTTAGTAAAAACTAA